The sequence CGCCGATCGCGGCACCGGTGAAGCCCTCCTCCGAGATCGGCATCACGGGCACCCGGTCCGGGCCGAACTCGTCGACGAAGCCGTTGGTCGGCATCGTCCAGAACCGGCCGTCCTCGCAGAAGACGACGACGGTCGGGTCGCGCCGCATCTCCTCCTGCATCGCGAGGCGCAGCGCCTCGCGGTAGCTCATCGTTCTCATCGGGAAACCCCCGTTGCTGTCGTCTCCAGCGGGGTGGCCCACAGGTCGTCGAAAAGCTCCTCGGGGGCCGGCTGCGGGCTTTGTTTGGCGAACGCGACCGCGGCCCGGATCTCTTCGGCGACCGTTTCGGCAATCGCGGCCAGGTCGGTTTCGGCGACACCCTCGGAGAGCAGCCGGGCGCGTAACAGCTCGACCGGGTCGCGGGCCTTCCAGTGCTCGACCTCGTCGGCCGGGCGGTGCGAGAGGTCCATGTTTCCGTACTCGGCGTGGTCGCGGTACCGGTACGTCCTGGCCTCGACCAGCGTGGGGCCGCCCCCGCCGCGGCCACGCTCGACGGCGTCGCTCACGACGTCGTACACGGCGGCGAGATCCTGACCGTCGACGATCACGCCCGGCATCCGGTAGGCGGCGGCCCGGTCGGCGATGCTGTCGCTGGCCATCGTGTCGGCCAGCGCCGTCGACATCGCGTACAGGTTGTTCTCGCAGACGAACACCACGCCGAGCCGCCAGGCGGCGGCCAGGTTGAGGCCCTCGTGGAACGAGCCGATGTTCGCCGCGCCGTCGCCGAAGAACGCGAGCGCGGTCTGATCGGTCCCGCGGACGCGGGCGCTGTAGGCGGCGCCGACGGCCTGCGGGATGCCCGCGCCGACGATCGCGGTCTCCCCCAGGCTGCCGACGCCGAAGTCGGCCAGGTGCATCGAGCCGCCCTTGCCGTGGCAGACCCCGGTGGACCGGCCCATCAGCTCGGCCATCAGCGGTCCGAGCGGGGCGCCCTTCGCGATCGGGTGCCCGTGCGACCGGTGGTAGCCGACCATGTAGTCGTCGTCCCGCAGCGCCAGGCAGGACCCGACGATCGTGGCCTCCTGGCCGATGCAGATGTGCACCGAGCCGGCGATGCCCTGGCCCTTGCGCACGATGTCCATCGCCGATTCCTCGAAACGGCGGATCCGCAGCATGCGGCGTAACGCCTCGAGGTCCCGCTCGCTGCTCGTCGTGAACCTGCTGCTCGTGAACCTGCTGGCTGGCGGACGTGTCACGCGCCACATCATCGCTTGCTGGCCCGATTGATGCAAGGGTACCCTTGCATCACGGATCGGCCGGGCGCGAGAGGGGTTTTCATGACTGACTTCGAGGGCCGGGTGGCGGTCATCACCGGCGCGGCGCACGGCATCGGCTCGGAGTACGCCCGGCACTTCGCCGGCCGCGGCGCGCACGTCGTCGTCGCCGACATCGACGGCGATGCCGCGGCGACCATGACCAAGGAGCTGACGGCCGCGGGCTTATCGGCCAGCACTCTCGTCCTGGACATCGCCGACGCCGCCGGCTGCGTCAACGCCGTCGACGGCGTCGTCAGCGAGCACGGGTCGCTCGACTTCCTGGTCAACAACGCGGCGCTCTACGCGAACCGGGACTTCGCCATCGCCGAGGAGATCAGCCTCGCCATGTGGCAGAAGATGATCGACATCAACGTGTCGGGCACGTTCTACATGTGCCGCGCGGCCATCCCGCACATGAAGCGCCAGGAGTTCGGCCGGATCGTCAACCAGAGCTCGGCCTCGGTCTACGCCACCGTTCCCCGCTCGCTGCACTACTCGATGTCGAAGGCGGCCGTCATCACGATGACCAAGACGCTGGCCCGCGAGCTCGGCCCGTTCGGCATCACGGTGAACGCGATCGCGCCCGGTGTCATCGACACCGAGGCGACGCTGAAGGTCGTACCGCGCGAGGTGCTCGAAAAGGGCCTCGGCAACGCGGCGCTGCGCCGCATCGGCCACCCGAGCGACCTCGCCCCGGTGGTCGGCTTCCTGTGCTCCGAGGGCGCCAGCTACATCACCGGCCAGACCGTCATCGTCGACGGCGGCATCAACATGCTCGGCTGAGCACCACTCCGCCGCCGGCATGATCGCCGTTTCGGCCCTCGTGTGGTCGTGAATCGGGCCTGGTTACAGCCACTGGAGGGCGAAAACGGCGATCAGGCCCGCGCCGCGGGCCATCGCTGGCGGGCCGGGCGACCGGCGGTGTCGTGAGGACCACCAGTCGCGGCGGTTTCGGGCCGCCGGCCGGCTGGAACGCCACAAGAACCGTGCACGTTCCTTCACGAGAGCGGCGGACCATCCGTCTGCTGAGCACGGTAATGATCGGGAGGTGCTGTGACCGTCGTCGTCTCCAGCCCGGCGATCTCCTACCGCTGCGCGCCCTGGACCCAGGCCCAGGGAGTCGACCCGATCGGCTCGGCGCTGACCTGCGACACGTTCGTCCTCATCGAGACGCCACCGCCGTGGCCCCAGGACATCGGCCAGCTCCCGGACTTCGCCGAGCTGTCGCAGCGCGGGCTGCGCAGGACCCGCCTGCTGGCCGTGCGCCCGCTGGACGATGGTTTGGCCTCGGGCTCTTCGGTCACCGGCGCCGTGGCGGACGGCGCCGCCGAAACCAGCCCTGAGGCCTCCAGCCCTGGCACGGCCGACGCTGCCGGAACCGGCGATCAGGTCGCGGTGACGATCTGGCGGCGTGCCGAGACCGGCCGTTTCCTTGGTACCGACCACCTCATCCCGGCGGACCGGGTCGTGGACGAGGCCGCCCGCCTCGCGACAGCACCGATCGAGAACGGCAGGCCGGCCGGAGAAGGACAGCCCGCGCCCCCCGACATGCTGCTCTGCGGGCACGGCTCCCGCGACGTCTGCTGCGGACGGCTGGGCACCCGGCTCGCGCTCGATGTGGCCGACACCTGGCCGGGAGTCCGGGTCCGGCGCTGCAGCCACACCGGCGGCCACCGGTACGCCCCGACCGGCTTCACGCTGCCCGACGGCCTGGCCTGGGGCTTCCTCGACACCGACACCCTCGACGGCGTGGTGCGCCGGTCCGGGACGCCGCCGGTTCGCGGCAACTACCGGGGCACGACCGCGCTCGACCAGTGGGGCCAGGTCGTCGAACGGGAGCTGTTCGAACGCCACGGCTGGGCCTGGCTGGAGCACCGGCTGACGTCGGCGAGTAGCGACGTCGCGGCCGACCGCCGCTCCGCGACCGTCCACCTGGGCTGGGACGGCCCAACGGGCCCCGGCACCGCGACCGCGACCGTCGAGGTCGCCCGCGACGTCCCCGTCCTCGTCTGCGGTGAACCCCCCGAGAACGCCCGCAAGACCTCCCCCGAGCTGGGCCTCACCAGCCTGCACATCACCCCGAGCTAGGACGGCCGATCGGCCGGCCAGAGTGATCGCCGTTTCGACCCTCAAGCGGTCGTAAACCGAGCTCTGTCACAACCAGTTGAGGGCGAAAACGGCGATCACCGGCCGCCGATCGAGCGCTTAGCGGGACGCGGCCTCGCGGAACGCGGTCACCCACGGGGTCAGGTAGTCCTCGGCGGCGTGGGCGTCGTCCGGGACCGGGAGCTGCAGGCGGACGTCGGTGACACCGGCCTCGACCAGGGCGGGCAGGCCGTCGATCGTCGCCGCCAGGTCAGGCGACCCGTCCGGCGCGGCGACGTTCGGGAGTTTGCCGGCGACGCCGAGCTCCAGCGGGTCGCGGCCGAGCGCGGCGACGGCGTCGCGCATCCGCGGGATCGTCTCGACCAGCGCGTCGGCCCGGTCGGAGGCCGGTCCCCACGGAATCCAGCCCGCGCCGAACCGGGCCAGCCGGCGCATCGGGCCCGGGTTCACCGTGCCGCTGACCCACACCGGGACGCCACCGGGCTGGACCGGCTTGGGGTTGAGGTGGATGTTCTCGAAGGACAGCTCGGCCGACGAGTACGTGGCCCGCTGCTCGCGCCACAGCAGCTGGCAGACCTCCAGGGTGTGGTCGAGCAGCCGGCCTCGGCGGGTGAAGTCGAGGCCCGCGGCCTCGTACTCCTCGCGCTGCCAGCCGATCCCGACGCCCAGGTCGAGCCGGCCGCCGGAGAGCACGTCCAGCGTCGCCGCGCTCTTGGCCAGCACGATCGGCCGGCGCAGGGCGGCCAGCAGGATGCTGTTGGTGAACCGCACCCGTGACGTCATCCCGGCCAGGAACGACATCGTCGTCAGCGGTTCGAGGAAGTGGCCGTCCGGGTCGGTGGGCTGCACCCCACCGACCCGGCCGCCTACCTCCGGCCGGGAGTAGTTGTCCAGGTGCTCGCCGAACACGACGTGCTCGCCGGAGAGAACCACCCGGTCGACACCGGCCCGGTCCGCGGCGACGACCCGGTTGAGCAGCGGCTGCCACGTCCCCGGGTCGCTCGGCGCGAGCGCGGTGTACCGGATGGAGAACTGCGCACTCGAG is a genomic window of Pseudofrankia inefficax containing:
- a CDS encoding thiamine pyrophosphate-dependent dehydrogenase E1 component subunit alpha, with the translated sequence MTRPPASRFTSSRFTTSSERDLEALRRMLRIRRFEESAMDIVRKGQGIAGSVHICIGQEATIVGSCLALRDDDYMVGYHRSHGHPIAKGAPLGPLMAELMGRSTGVCHGKGGSMHLADFGVGSLGETAIVGAGIPQAVGAAYSARVRGTDQTALAFFGDGAANIGSFHEGLNLAAAWRLGVVFVCENNLYAMSTALADTMASDSIADRAAAYRMPGVIVDGQDLAAVYDVVSDAVERGRGGGGPTLVEARTYRYRDHAEYGNMDLSHRPADEVEHWKARDPVELLRARLLSEGVAETDLAAIAETVAEEIRAAVAFAKQSPQPAPEELFDDLWATPLETTATGVSR
- a CDS encoding SDR family NAD(P)-dependent oxidoreductase, translating into MTDFEGRVAVITGAAHGIGSEYARHFAGRGAHVVVADIDGDAAATMTKELTAAGLSASTLVLDIADAAGCVNAVDGVVSEHGSLDFLVNNAALYANRDFAIAEEISLAMWQKMIDINVSGTFYMCRAAIPHMKRQEFGRIVNQSSASVYATVPRSLHYSMSKAAVITMTKTLARELGPFGITVNAIAPGVIDTEATLKVVPREVLEKGLGNAALRRIGHPSDLAPVVGFLCSEGASYITGQTVIVDGGINMLG
- a CDS encoding sucrase ferredoxin, encoding MTVVVSSPAISYRCAPWTQAQGVDPIGSALTCDTFVLIETPPPWPQDIGQLPDFAELSQRGLRRTRLLAVRPLDDGLASGSSVTGAVADGAAETSPEASSPGTADAAGTGDQVAVTIWRRAETGRFLGTDHLIPADRVVDEAARLATAPIENGRPAGEGQPAPPDMLLCGHGSRDVCCGRLGTRLALDVADTWPGVRVRRCSHTGGHRYAPTGFTLPDGLAWGFLDTDTLDGVVRRSGTPPVRGNYRGTTALDQWGQVVERELFERHGWAWLEHRLTSASSDVAADRRSATVHLGWDGPTGPGTATATVEVARDVPVLVCGEPPENARKTSPELGLTSLHITPS
- a CDS encoding TIGR03619 family F420-dependent LLM class oxidoreductase, which encodes MAGSLGAGFSGARFSSAQFSIRYTALAPSDPGTWQPLLNRVVAADRAGVDRVVLSGEHVVFGEHLDNYSRPEVGGRVGGVQPTDPDGHFLEPLTTMSFLAGMTSRVRFTNSILLAALRRPIVLAKSAATLDVLSGGRLDLGVGIGWQREEYEAAGLDFTRRGRLLDHTLEVCQLLWREQRATYSSAELSFENIHLNPKPVQPGGVPVWVSGTVNPGPMRRLARFGAGWIPWGPASDRADALVETIPRMRDAVAALGRDPLELGVAGKLPNVAAPDGSPDLAATIDGLPALVEAGVTDVRLQLPVPDDAHAAEDYLTPWVTAFREAASR